The Phyllopteryx taeniolatus isolate TA_2022b chromosome 14, UOR_Ptae_1.2, whole genome shotgun sequence genome has a window encoding:
- the prkab2 gene encoding 5'-AMP-activated protein kinase subunit beta-2 isoform X2 encodes MGNTSDRVSADRHGAKAHRSDSGGGHKDHEPSSKMADSTDDPNIFSTRGLESKVSGEKEFPPDLDDLVKTVPQARPTVIRWAGGGKEVYIAGSFNNWSTKIPLNKSHNDFVAILDLPEGEHQYKFFVDGQWVHDPSEPVVTSQLGTINNLIQVKKSDFEVFDALQVDSLECSDSSDLSSSPPGPYGQNQYVFKPEGHFKAPPILPPHLLQVILNKDTNISCDPALLPEPNHVMLNHLYALSIK; translated from the exons ATGGGTAACACAAGTGACAGGGTGTCCGCGGACCGCCATGGGGCCAAAGCCCACCGCTCAGACAGCGGCGGGGGTCACAAGGACCACGAGCCCAGCAGCAAGATGGCGGACAGCACGGACGACCCCAACATCTTCAGCACACGCGGGTTGGAGTCCAAG GTGTCGGGAGAGAAAGAATTCCCCCCTGATTTGGACGACCTGGTAAAAACTGTTCCTCAAGCTCGACCAACAGTTATCCGGTGGGCTGGAGGAGGGAAGGAGGTCTACATAGCTGGCTCGTTTAATAACTGGAGCACCAAGATACCGCTCAATAAAAG CCACAATGACTTTGTAGCAATCCTGGACCTTCCTGAAGGCGAGCACCAGTACAAGTTTTTTGTGGATGGCCAATGGGTACACGATCCCTCAGAG CCAGTGGTGACCAGCCAGCTAGGCACCATCAACAACCTGATCCAGGTGAAGAAATCCGACTTTGAGGTGTTTGACGCCCTGCAGGTCGACTCTCTAGAGTGCTCCGACTCATCGG ATCTGTCCAGCTCCCCTCCGGGCCCGTACGGGCAGAATCAATATGTGTTCAAACCCGAGGGGCATTTCAAAGCGCCACCCATACTCCCCCCTCACCTTCTTCAGGTCATACTCAACAAGGACACCAATATTTCA TGTGACCCCGCCCTGCTGCCTGAACCCAACCATGTTATGCTGAATCATCTCTATGCGCTCTCTATAAAG TGA
- the prkab2 gene encoding 5'-AMP-activated protein kinase subunit beta-2 isoform X1 — protein sequence MGNTSDRVSADRHGAKAHRSDSGGGHKDHEPSSKMADSTDDPNIFSTRGLESKVSGEKEFPPDLDDLVKTVPQARPTVIRWAGGGKEVYIAGSFNNWSTKIPLNKSHNDFVAILDLPEGEHQYKFFVDGQWVHDPSEPVVTSQLGTINNLIQVKKSDFEVFDALQVDSLECSDSSDLSSSPPGPYGQNQYVFKPEGHFKAPPILPPHLLQVILNKDTNISCDPALLPEPNHVMLNHLYALSIKDGVMVLSATHRYKKKYVTSLLYKPI from the exons ATGGGTAACACAAGTGACAGGGTGTCCGCGGACCGCCATGGGGCCAAAGCCCACCGCTCAGACAGCGGCGGGGGTCACAAGGACCACGAGCCCAGCAGCAAGATGGCGGACAGCACGGACGACCCCAACATCTTCAGCACACGCGGGTTGGAGTCCAAG GTGTCGGGAGAGAAAGAATTCCCCCCTGATTTGGACGACCTGGTAAAAACTGTTCCTCAAGCTCGACCAACAGTTATCCGGTGGGCTGGAGGAGGGAAGGAGGTCTACATAGCTGGCTCGTTTAATAACTGGAGCACCAAGATACCGCTCAATAAAAG CCACAATGACTTTGTAGCAATCCTGGACCTTCCTGAAGGCGAGCACCAGTACAAGTTTTTTGTGGATGGCCAATGGGTACACGATCCCTCAGAG CCAGTGGTGACCAGCCAGCTAGGCACCATCAACAACCTGATCCAGGTGAAGAAATCCGACTTTGAGGTGTTTGACGCCCTGCAGGTCGACTCTCTAGAGTGCTCCGACTCATCGG ATCTGTCCAGCTCCCCTCCGGGCCCGTACGGGCAGAATCAATATGTGTTCAAACCCGAGGGGCATTTCAAAGCGCCACCCATACTCCCCCCTCACCTTCTTCAGGTCATACTCAACAAGGACACCAATATTTCA TGTGACCCCGCCCTGCTGCCTGAACCCAACCATGTTATGCTGAATCATCTCTATGCGCTCTCTATAAAG GACGGCGTCATGGTGCTGAGCGCCACTCACCGCTACAAGAAGAAATATGTGACCTCGCTGCTCTACAAGCCCATCTAA